From Mya arenaria isolate MELC-2E11 chromosome 12, ASM2691426v1, the proteins below share one genomic window:
- the LOC128211322 gene encoding uncharacterized protein LOC128211322 translates to MESSINKGSDCVLHSQQHEASDCVHDYQCSVCKAKGLNAEASYCCTECRKLYCNNCITFHTQILKEHQVLTTQDKAKWVEFDDIFCCKIHTKQSLAYFCEEHDVVCCQKCVSIDHGCCRKIVNLSSLASGIRTKDEFTDGILEVNRTQLKLRSTQEEKKTTQKALRKTSDEFVAKIRTLRKDIDNVLDKMEADTLQQVSTAEKHVCELLRCDIEELNDYDERLEILLNKISEKYGDSDTATCLAFRQCIDEMKQAQISLEEDALTPSYSMALTLNSDIHTRLSAEKAFADVKTTATRVRQIHIKCPDDKNTCNITGICELETGGIIIADGGNSSLKLLNTYKEIVCTYRLQPYLKDICKVGQSEIAVAQNNENLYKTLHEICFFDCTDTSIIPTKAFNVDHSCSSLHYASEQLYMTTGNALYVYNPTGKMQKKLFEDETGRHTVDRLTVTADGCKIYVTNYKQNKVVCLDKDGRILKTIEEEYLKGPEGVCVDKQGRLYICGHDSNNVIKHDHREEFGVEVLGATLLQPRTVCVSVTEKLYVGLSRCDNLLVILFE, encoded by the exons ATGGAAAGTTCAATCAATAAAGGGTCGGACTGTGTCTTACATTCGCAGCAGCACGAGGCATCGGATTGTGTTCATGATTATCAATGTTCCGTGTGCAAAGCAAAGGGATTGAACGCGGAAGCGAGTTATTGTTGCACTGAATGTAGAAAACTGTACTGCAATAACTGCATAACATTTCACACACAGATTCTTAAAGAACACCAAGTTCTGACGACACAAGACAAGGCGAAGTGGGTCgaatttgatgatattttctgTTGCAAGATACATACAAAGCAGAGTCTTGCTTATTTCTGTGAAGAGCATGATGTCGTTTGCTGTCAGAAGTGCGTTTCTATTGATCATGG GTGTTGCAGGAAAATCGTAAATTTGTCATCGTTAGCCAGCGGAATCAGGACTAAAGATGAATTTACAGATGGCATTCTTGAAGTAAATAGGACACAGTTAAAATTGCGAAGTACTcaagaagaaaagaaaacgaCACAAAAAGCCCTACGCAAAACATCGGACGAATTTGTTGCAAAGATCAGGACTTTGCGAAAGGATATTGACAATGTCCTTGACAAAATGGAAGCAGATACACTTCAACAAGTAAGCACAGCTGAGAAACATGTGTGTGAATTACTTCGGTGTGACATAGAGGAGTTGAATGATTACGATGAGCGATTAGAAATTTTACTGAACAAAATATCAGAAAAGTATGGCGACAGCGATACTGCGACATGTTTGGCATTTCGACAGTGCATTGATGAAATGAAACAAGCTCAGATTAGTTTAGAAGAGGATGCACTAACACCATCATATTCAATGGCACTGACACTGAACTCGGATATCCACACACGGCTCTCTGCGGAGAAAGCGTTTGCAGATGTTAAAACCACTGCCACTAGAGTCAGGCAGATACATATAAAATGCCCCGATGACAAGAACACATGCAATATAACTGGTATTTGTGAGCTTGAAACCGGAGGAATTATTATTGCTGATGGTGGAAACAGTTCTTTGAAGCTACTGAACACATACAAAGAAATAGTATGCACCTACCGACTTCAACCATATTTAAAGGACATTTGCAAAGTAGGACAAAGCGAAATTGCTGTTGCACAAAACAACgaaaatttatacaaaacacTTCATGAGATATGCTTTTTTGATTGTACGGACACATCTATTATACCCACAAAGGCGTTCAATGTAGACCACAGCTGTTCATCATTGCATTATGCCAGTGAACAACTGTATATGACAACAGGCAATGCCCTTTATGTCTACAATCCGACTGGTAAAATGCAGAAGAAACTATTTGAAGATGAAACAGGTCGGCACACCGTAGACAGACTAACTGTAACAGCGGATGGCTGTAAAATTTACGTCACAAACTACAAGCAAAACAAAGTTGTGTGTCTTGACAAAGACGGACGTATACTTAAAACAATAGAAGAGGAATATCTAAAAGGCCCAGAAGGAGTCTGTGTAGACAAGCAAGGTAGACTGTACATCTGTGGACACGATTCCAACAACGTCATTAAACACGACCACAGAGAGGAATTTGGAGTAGAAGTTTTAGGCGCCACTTTACTTCAACCAAGAACGGTTTGTGTGAGTGTAACTGAAAAACTATATGTTGGATTAAGCAGGTGTGACAATTTATTGGTTATTTTATTTGAGTAG